In Danaus plexippus chromosome 14, MEX_DaPlex, whole genome shotgun sequence, a single genomic region encodes these proteins:
- the LOC116769737 gene encoding crossover junction endonuclease MUS81: MAVNSKRITLKRTRPNPLFQRWLQELQDEAKLELNNLEYSLDEAISSLSKYPLPLESGAECAILKGFDNKLCSFLDKRLQAYTSSNKLDNNSSKVTSTTLPELEPIDISSKKAKNNYITKDDFEKQSARNIFKCTKLTTDVPCGTDDLSDNEVQEVQEVPSQSNVLKGSRKDYCSNLIQANYSSLSPELEKSLRGRERKLKYKPIYKSGSYAIVMGLWEHSIVNSKQGISKMDLLELAHKYIESSMKNASDALHNLLWANMNNLVSKGLVMRKNGETPVFKLTKLGIKTAKVLYKEYKNREKPKVTNSKQPEEDDCDGSKNNVPINSRNGIDTCNTEVEEVVEFEAGSYDIILFVDVKETSGLAKKNDPLMLQMKKYPNLQHEFRSLSVGDFAWIARHRLSKEELVLPYIVERKRMDDFANSIKDGRYHEQKFRLKKSKAKVVYLVENYDSKYVGLPYQTLMQGLVNTRIRDEIQVHRTDSLAATVRFLAILTMKIINEYQNCSVKGHHKMAEGDMLMTFNYFKKALVKNKPLSLKCTFIKMLLQLRGLTADKAVAITNEYGTPKLLMDAYENCDKKKGELLLANIKGKSKRNVGPRVSKKLYKLFTLRELT, translated from the exons ATGGCTGTTAATAGTAaaagaataactttaaaacgaACCAGACCAAATCCATTATTTCAACGATGGCTTCAGGAGCTACAGGATGAGGCAAAGCTTGAATTGAACAATTTAGAATATTCATTGGATGAAGCTATCAGTTCATTATCCAAGTATCCTTTACCGTTAGAAAGTGGCGCGGAGTGTGCTATACTAAAAGGTTTCGATAATAAACTATGCTCTTTCCTCGATAAGCGTCTACAAGCTTACACAAGCTCAAATAAATTGGATAATAATTCTTCCAAAGTTACTAGCACAACCCTACCTGAACTAGAGCCAATAGATATCAGTTCTAAAAAAGCCAAAAACAATTACATTACCAAAGATGACTTTGAGAAACAATCTGcaagaaacatttttaagtgCACCAAGCTTACTACTGATGTGCCTTGTGGAACAGATGACTTATCTGACAATGAAGTACAAGAAGTTCAAGAGGTACCATCCCAAAGTAATGTGCTAAAAGGATCTCGAAAAGATTACTGttctaatttaattcaagCTAACTACAGCTCTCTGAGTCCTGAATTGGAAAAATCACTTAGAGGAAGggaaaggaaattaaaatacaaacctATCTACAAGTCTGGTAGTTATGCTATAGTGATGGGTCTCTGGGAACATTCAATAGTGAATTCAAAGCAGGGTATTAGTAAGATGGATTTGCTAGAACTAGCCCATAAATACATTGAGAGTTCTATGAAAAATGCTTCAGATGCTTTACATAATTTGTTATGGGCAAATATGAATAACCTTGTATCAAAGGGCCTTGTAATGAGAAAGAATGGAGAAACTCCAGTATTTAAATTGACAAAATTGGGTATTAAAACTGCAAAGGTACTGTAtaaagaatacaaaaatagaGAAAAACCTAAAGTTACAAATTCAAAACAACCCGAAGAAGACGATTGTGACGgatctaaaaataatgttccaATTAATTCCAGAAACGGCATTGACACTTGTAATACAGAGGTTGAAGAAGTAGTGGAATTTGAAGCTGGttcatatgatattattttatttgtcgaTGTTAAAGAAACTTCTGg CTTAGCTAAGAAGAATGATCCTCTGATGCTCCAAATGAAGAAATATCCTAATCTTCAACACGAGTTTAGATCTTTGAGTGTCGGTGATTTTGCATGGATAGCAAGGCACAGGTTAAGTAAAGAAGAATTAGTGCTGCCTTATATAGTTGAGAGGAAAAGAATGGACGATTTCGCGAATAGTATAAAAGATGGTAGATATCATGAACAGAAATTCAGATTGAAGAAAAGTAAAGCAAAAGTTGTTTACTTGGTTGAAAATTATGATAGTAAATATGTTGGTTTGCCCTATCAGACATTGATGCAAGGATTGGTCAATACGAGAATTAGGGATGAGATTCAGGTACATCGAACAGATTCATTGGCGGCTACTGTTAGATTCTTAGCCATTCtgacaatgaaaataattaacgaATATCAG AATTGTTCTGTTAAGGGTCACCACAAAATGGCGGAAGGCGACATGTTGATgacattcaattattttaaaaaagctctcgtaaaaaataaacctttgTCTTTGAAATGtacctttataaaaatgcttttacAACTACGAGGATTAACAGCAGATAAAGCTGTGGCTATAACTAATGAATACGGAACgccaaaattattaatggatGCATATGaaaattgtgataaaaaaaaaggtgaaCTGTTGTTAGCTAATATTAAAGGCAAGAGTAAACGTAATGTAGGACCTCGTGTAAGTAAAAAACTGTACAAATTGTTTACATTGAGAGAATTAACGTAA